From the genome of Triticum aestivum cultivar Chinese Spring chromosome 1A, IWGSC CS RefSeq v2.1, whole genome shotgun sequence:
TACCGAGCGATTGGGTGGTACTTGTGTTGGTGAATGGCTAGTACTGTCAGTTCATTTTGGGAAGCATGCGTAGCTTGTATTCGATGAAAAATATCAATGCTCTGTTGTGATAGGGATGTTGTTGTGTATGACCTAAAAAGTTCAGTTCAGGCAGTAAAAGGAGAGTGTGGAGCATTCTTCCTTGCACTCCTTTGAGCACCTTTTGATTCATTTCTCAGATCCAGACAAAAGAATATtctccatgatcatgtagttgttAAAACACAGAGAATACAGATAAAACATATTCTCCACGATCAGGTTGTTCCATGATAGTTCTTTTTAGTAATTTAGTTTGGACACATGTATTTATGGCTCCGTTCGCTGTTCAGACCGGATGCTGCATATGAACAGTTCAGTGCTGCCAAACTGTATAGTGTGGTTGTTCATGAACTAAATCACCTCTTGTTACTTTGGTGAATGGTGTATTCACACGTCTGAACCCTTTGATGTGCAAGTACCGCATCTATTTGTGACTGTCCGTTACCTGTTCTTTAGCTTGCTTGAAACAAACTCAGTTCTGCTTTACATAGTGTTGAATGGGCATAAAACACTAAATGGAGGGTTCTGGTCAATGTTATGCAGGAAAAACTTATGAGAGTTCCCTATGGAGCAGAGAAGGAGTTCTTCAGATACTCACTATTTCTTGTTTTCTGTAACCGTATCACCACATCCATGGTGTCTGCACTCGTGCTACTGGTATGGATCTGCCTATATCGTTTGTTCTAATACTTAAATTTTCGGAACCTGCTGGTCTCCTAAATTGTGTATATTTATGCAGTCGAGTAAGAAGTCCACGGACCCAGTGGCTCCAATTCAGAAATACTGCATTATCTCCTTCTCAAACATTCTAACCACAACTTGCCAGTACGAGGTTATGTATTAGTTTTGTATATCTGCTGTTGTTGGTTCCTATTGCTTCTGTACATAATACATGACATGATTATTTCAGGCCCTCAAGTATGTGAGTTTCCCTGTCCAGACACTTGCCAAATGTGCAAAGATGATTCCTGTTATGGTAATGTCTTTTGTACTGTGACCTGTGAGCTAGCCTGATTTTCATACATCTTCACTGTCAGTGTCTGCTAGAAGAGTATAGATGTCTCCCTTTTCTTCCAAGTTAATAAACAGTGGTCGATGTAAGGAACTTGTGCATAGGCTAATTTGGTGCTATTGTTTAACTGAACCTATGTGAATAAAGTGGCTATCAAAGATGGAGAATTAGTTTATAAGTTAAAGTTGCGTGTGAAAATTACTGTGCAAGATGATTCTGAGACTCTCAGTTCATCGGATACTACTATTTGGCCACTTTCATTCATCTCTCAGGTAGATGTTAAAGCATAGAAAATCAGGATTGTATTTGTATGGACAGAAAATCAGGATTGTATATCAATCGCCTTGAGTTTATATATCTGGACGTGCTTTCTTTTTTTGTTCCACAATTTATGTATTTTGATTTCATTTCCTGGATATTAAGCCTTGTTATGACCATTCTTCAATTTGATTGATTTGTAGATTTGGGGAACGATAATTATGAAAAAGAAGTACGGTGGAAAAGATTACTTCTTTGCAGTCATTGTGACCATGGGCTGCTCATTGTTCATTCTATACCCGGTAATTCAAATATCTCAACTCATTTCTCTGTATTTTTTAGCACGACATGGTTGCATGTTGCATGATTCTCTAGTTGTCCACGTCTAGAAAATGTTATTGAGACTGGAGAATATAGAAATTTCATTAACAACCAATACTGCATCTGCCATCTGCACACCACATTACCAATTAGGTAGTAATGATATACTATATACTATAGGATTGAATTCAAAGCAGGATGGAGATTGGCTTGAAATATACCCCTATAAACTATCTTTTACGACCGACCCCACTTCAATACAGCCAATACTGAATGAAGTTTCAGGCAACAAGGGGGTACAAGCGGTAAAAGGTTCTAGAAAGAGAAGGGGACACAATGAAGAAGAGGTCCAGGGAGGAAGGACTCAGGCCCTTGCTAGGGTTCTTCTGGTTCACTATCTCTTGATTGATGCCCTTATCTCTTGCCCCCCACCAGCTTAAGTAGAGTTGCCTACCTTCATCTGCGTCAGCACCATGGGCTTCTAGCCCCCTTGTCACTGCAGCCCATACAGCCAGGTATAGTGGCCCAAACGGTCTCTGTCTATGCATTCTCCCCTCCTTAACACCCGGCTTGTCCTCAAGTGGATGAACCTGGACTGTGGACAACTGGATCCCAAGGCACTTGCAGAGTTGCAGTCCTGGTAAGGAGCCCACACAAAGGTGAAGTTTGTATTCTTCTCATTACTGTCGGCATGAGACTAATCAACACAAGGCCACTCCCATTGAACCATCCAAGTAATGTCCATTGCTAGCTACAATGCTTGCTGGTTGCACCATGTCTCATATTTGGTGCACTGTAATTGTTGCTGCATTTTTTAAGCTATTGAATACTGAAGAGCAAGTCCAGCCCAAGTGTAGTATCAGTACTGATTCATTCTCATAAAAAGACTGATTGATGAGCCCCCAAACAATGACCTTATTTCCTTGCAATAAAACCGAACAACATGAGTTGATAATCCTTCAGTTACTGTGATCTCAACACTAGAGTTGTCTAGTATATGAGGCCATGGGGGCTTTGGCTGCAATAATGGAAAATACTTCCTAGACTTTGTAATAAAGAAATCCATAGCATGTCCATGTCATGTTTGTACGTAAGGCTAACACTTCCCTGGCTTCCCACTTGCAAGCAGTTCATGAGAAAACACATCATCTCTGCAAGAGCTTGTGAATTAATTCCAGCACCAGAGCTAGTTTTATGCAGGTCAAAATTGATAGCGTTAGCAGCAAACACCTTCATGTTGTTTCCTCAAAGATTGCATCCCTTGCATACCCTGAAGTGGCGACCATGGCTCCTTAATGCACTCTTGTTTGACCACCCTTGCTGTTTACAAGTTCTGTTGGCGAATCCAAGCAGAGGGATACAAACCTCTAGGATCCCATTGCCTCTCTGAATGGAAACCAGTGGTAGCTCACAGCTGTGTAATTAACAACTGACATGCATTCCACCTTGTACTCATCACAACTTCTATCATCTCCAAGAGTGAGTACATGACCAAGTTTGAAGTGAATGATCATCCTTGAGCCGCAGGACATGTTGCTTCTCCACAGTCATTAGACTTGGCAGTGACGGTGGTGAGAACCCTTACTGGGAATAGCCTAATGGGCACAGTTGTATCCAGCTTGATGATGTTGACGACACTGATGGCACCGTTGTCGAGCAGACCGCTTAACAAAGGTTGTGTGCGTACCAGACAGGACTAGTAGCAGGGGCGATTACAGTTTTCCCAACTTGCAGTTGCAGCCCAGTCTGAACTTCGGCATCAGCATCACGAGGCTTCTCCTTGAACAGCTTTTGTGCTGTGTCCTGCTGAGCATTTGGGCACACAAAATCTGACATTTCAGGCAATATTGAGCTGGACTGGGTGTCGTCAAGGAACACAGTTGTTGAGGTAGCACTCTTAGCACCATGCAAGGAAGCAAGCATCATAACGTTGGCCTTGAGGTCAGAGCATTTGGTCGAACATTTGGTGGGCACCATTGTGCCGAGGTTGAGCATAGGTAATGGCTCAAGGGCGGGCTGGCAAGTCCTCTGGGGGCATGGTGAAGGATGCATGTGCACTCTATGGAGTCAAGGAAACATCAGCGAGGTCTTCTGGACGGATGTCGTGGTCGGGGCCCCACGTCGAGTAGGTGGGTGTCGACACTGGTGTTGACCATGACATGGTTTGATGAGGTAATCGCTGGTGGCCATGGACAACGATGCCACATCGACGAACACCGTAAGGCAGCCAGCTCGGTGGAGGCAGTGGGGAATTACCAGGTGTGAGTCTGGTTTTGCGGATTAGTCGAGCGTGGAAGTCGGCCCTCCAAAGGTGAGCACCTCCTCAAACAACATCGTCACATGCCCAGCCAGGTCCAAGAACTACCttggtgatggtggtgtggtgCTAAAGCTGGTCATGTTAGAGGTGTTGAAGGGTGTTGAGATGGCTCtcattgtatatgatgcaaccccaCTTCAATAGGCTCTTCTGGTTCACCTATGTCTTGACTGATGCGTCTGTCGCTTTCTCTTCACTAGTGTAAGTAGAATTGTGCGCCTTCACCTACTTCAGCGGCATGGGTTTCAAGCCCCTTGTTGTTGTAGCTCATACAGCCAGATCCAGTGGCCCATACAGTTCACGACACTATGTTAGGCAACATATTCGATTACGGGGTTTTGGAAGCTGATAATAACGGCGTGTTTGGTTTTAGCCTAAGCTTGTCTTGCCAAATATTTGGCTAGCCAAAATTCTGGTCAAGGTTTTGCTAGCCAATGATTTGGCCAACTTTGGCAAGAAAACTGAACTAGGGTGGGTAAAGAagcattggcatgccaaaaaattggCCATGATTCCATACAAAGACCAAgtttttggtcatgaccaaaatattGGCAGGGTAACTTTTGGCCACAATCCGAACATACCCTAAGAAACCAATTTACTTCATTTGGTAATTAGCCAATGCACCTGTGATCACCTTTGTATTTTGGAATGGTGCCTGAATCATATGGGGTGGCTGAAGTTATATATTTTTCTTTCTGGTCTCATGGATGCAGGCATCAATGGATGTTAGTCCACTTAATAAAGGCAGAGAAAGTACTGTTTGGGGTGTTTCACTCATGCTTGGTTATCTTGGGTACAACTTCTCTTCTTCTACTTAATTTTCTGCTTGGGAAATAAGCAATAATATTTTAATTCATGATGTAATGTAATGCTAGCTCAGTTTTGTGAATTTTGTCGATTTCACAGCTCTATTTGACATGCAAGTCTGCTTTTAGTTTCTACCATGTTATTTTTTATTGTATTAAGTATCGTTAGCTAGAATTATGCATACGAAATGCATGTATTGCTATGAGTCTATGACTCATTGAGTATCTAAACTGCCGAGGAGATGGTGGCATTATAATTTTGGAGGTTGTTGCAGCTGTAGATTGGATGTAATCTAGTAAATTTCTAAAACATGAAAGTTCACAAGATCAACTTACATTTACAATTTCCCACTAGTCACTACTGTAGGGTGTGAGTGTCGGTGCAGTGGCACACTATTTGCTTACAAGGTTTATTGTTTTCTTTCTTTGGACTGGTTTTCACACCCTGGTTGTTATCTAACATGATCCTCCTTCTCTTGGATTTCTAGATTTGATGGTTTCACAAGCACCTTTCAAGACAAACTCTTCAAAGGGTATGAGATGGAAATTCACAACCAAATATTCTACACGACAATGTGCTCTTGTGTTATTAGCTTGAGTGGTAATTGCTTACTCAATGGTTACTTGTCTTAtcgtttgatcatgttttgcatttCCTTGGAAGTTAAACTTATAGTTTATATTGGGACCAAAGCTGTTGCTATCAAAGTTTCTATTACTGGAGATTCTGTTGAAGTTTTGCATGTTAATCTGTCGCACCTAGTCTGTTACACCTACACTGTACAATACACTATTAACAGTTGCAATGAATAATTTATTTCTTTGTTATTTTTTCCTTTCACAGGGCTTATTCTCCAGAATCATCTTCTTCCAGCTGTGGACTTTATGGTTCGTCATCCAGATTGCTTCTATGACGTCCTAATCCTATCCACTGTAAGACTTACCTTTTGACCCTTTAATCAAAATGCAATGTGCTTGTTCCTTTTTCTTCCCGAAGCACATCAACACAAGTCTGATGGATATTGGTGGAGGGAGAGAAAATCGAATTTTAGGAAATGTAAATAAACCGACATAAATATTGTGTGACTTCCTGTCTAACACAATAGACCCaaagtgatcggacccttccccggaccctgtgcaagcgggagctacatgcaccgggctgcccttttttttttCTGTCTAGCACAATGTGAATTCTTGGACAAGTTGCAGTTGTAGCTATCTCAAATTACACCCTCCCATGACCACAAATTGAAGCTGCACCATAACTGTTTGAATGGTAGTTCCAATATATCTTTTGGCCATGGGATTTAAACAATTTGTTCTCCCCAGGTTGCAACGGCTAGCCAGTTCTTCATATCCTACACTATCCGGACATTCGGGGCTCTCACATTCGCTACCATCATGACAACCAGACAGGTGGATATAGTTCTCACCTGTATCAAATATTTGCATTTAAATCATTCGATCGTTTCCTTACCGCAATTCAACACGTGTTTCCGCAGTTGGTGAGCATACTACTGTCTTGCGTCTGGTTCGTGCATCCCCTTAGCTGGATGCAGTGGGTTGGAGCTGTAAGTTATCTATCTCTGTCTCATCACTCGTCTCACAACGTTTCTTGTCTCTGTTCCAATTAAAAATGAACTCCGTGCTATACCAGGCCATTGTATTCGGAGCCCTGTATGCGAAAACCTTCACAAGAAACAAAACGCAGAAGGCCATGGTCGCGAGCTCATCGCCGCAGGGTTCTGTTCCAAATGCTGCTAACAGTTGACTGGAAGAAATAGCAAATAGGAACACCGAAGTTTGATCTACTTGTCACTTTGCTGTACCGGATGGAATTTTTCATGTCCGTGGCGAATGACAGGCACCCTAACAAATTGACTGAGAGAGAACAGATTGTAGAGTCATGCCTTCGCTCCGAATCATCAACCTGGGGAGCTCTGAAAGGCTTAGCTGAAGGCCCATTAGTTTGTTGATGAGCAAGAGTGATCGGGACTGCTGAATTTGTTCTCTGAGGTCGTTTGCTGTTAGCTACAGTAACATTATGTTGTGATGTAAACTGTAAACTTGATTTACTCCATAGATAGAAGAACTCTTTCCACCCACAAGAGGGAGGAAAGGCTGGATTTTTTGTGCGTACAGCGCATTACCTTAGGGCATGATCGGCACACAGCATCTGCACACTGATTTTTTCATGGCTGACGGTGTGCTGTAGAGTTGGTCGTGCCATAGGACCGTACTTGGCACGTTCATGAGATAATTTTGTGGTTTTTTGTGACTATAGACATGCATGAATAGGCGGTAGCCATATAGAGTGCTTCAAAGAGAAGCATATCTTGCGCGCATGGTTTTGATCTCACAATGGCATGTTTAAATCTTGGTATCACTAGATGTATGTTAAACCGCCTCAGTAACTCAAGCAAAGTTTGATTCTCTATTTTTTAGACGTAGAGGTGATCATAAATTGTCGTCTTCCATTAGGATCATAGCGAAGACTTTTGATCGACCTGTGGAATGCTCAGGTTTTCGAACCTGTCATACATTTGAATTTGAATGGAGGGACATTCTCAGTGTTGTAGCCTCTTAGTTTTAGGCTTTACTGTCACATTAAGACATGACCTAGCGTATGCCTTAAGACCTTTTTGAGCAGTGAGCACCTACATAGACTTTGCTTTCTTAGTTAgtactctctctgtaaagaaatatatgagcatttagatcacaacatatctaaatgctcttatatttctttacagagggagtagaacaGACTGGACAACTTGTGAGCAATCGTGAGGCGATGTTCTATGCCATGTGAAATTTTAAACTTTTGTCGCACAAACTAGGTCAGTTGATCTTTGCCTCTTTTGCCGCCAATTTAATCATACGAAATATGTTTCTTAAAAGGTACTATCGACTATGAAAATAACTTTCACCAATTTGTATATGTGGTACATTTTTTCTACATCGATGGTCATATGCTGAAGATCGAGCAAGAGAGGTTTGAATGGACTAGCAAGTTGTTAACTATTCCATCCGTTCTAATTGGTCTTTGCCTTGCCCCAAAGAAGGGTATAGGCTCTGTATAATACTCCGGGAGCACATGCATTATCTATGCTACGTGAGCCAACGTGTCAGTTTCCAATACGTTGGAATGACGAGACTGTGAGGCAAAGTGGGTAACAAGTGTAGTGCTTTTCAAACAAACCTCAGGTGACCAACTCCCCCACacagcactctctctctctctctctctctctctctctctgtgtgtgtgtgtgtgtgtgtgtgtgtcgataAAATCTCCGGTTAGCCGGCCGGCGTGCTTGCTATCTGCTCAAGCTCGTGGATCACTGG
Proteins encoded in this window:
- the LOC123187783 gene encoding UDP-galactose/UDP-glucose transporter 5 → MADEPALPVAAGRDKDERRRLMGRCALAVVGIMSTLLVYGVLQEKLMRVPYGAEKEFFRYSLFLVFCNRITTSMVSALVLLSSKKSTDPVAPIQKYCIISFSNILTTTCQYEALKYVSFPVQTLAKCAKMIPVMIWGTIIMKKKYGGKDYFFAVIVTMGCSLFILYPASMDVSPLNKGRESTVWGVSLMLGYLGFDGFTSTFQDKLFKGYEMEIHNQIFYTTMCSCVISLSGLILQNHLLPAVDFMVRHPDCFYDVLILSTVATASQFFISYTIRTFGALTFATIMTTRQLVSILLSCVWFVHPLSWMQWVGAAIVFGALYAKTFTRNKTQKAMVASSSPQGSVPNAANS